The following is a genomic window from Candidatus Moraniibacteriota bacterium.
AAGAAGTAAGAAAGAAGATAGAATGACATTGTTAGGACTTACGCGTTTGCCAAACAATACCGTGTAGCCATTCTTGAAATCATCGCCTTCTGTTCGTACCAACTGATACCGCTTTTCAATCTTTGTCGCTCCAGTTTTACGAAAGCGACAAAGGCGGAGAAGATATGAGTTCTTTGAGAAACGGCTTTTATGGATTCGCACTGTTCAATACCGGTGGTTTGCTTCACGCCTCGATGGAACTCCTCAATCTTCCACCGATGATTGAAATGATTCGTAAAGTCTGCATACTCGGTAAGAGTAAGATCGTCTGTTGCCAGAAAGGTGCGGTCGCCGTTCTTGTCGATCAACGCACACACAAGGATGGAACCAAAACCCCTCAACCAGACCTGTCTTACCTGTTTATCGGCAAGCTCCAGATCTTGGATGGCGAGCGTGGTACCATAACTCGGGCTTACTTGACGATTGGATTTGAGCATAGTGATGAAGTGCCACTCTTTGTCTCTGACGTGCTTCAGGTTATCAAGGCCGGAATACCAAGAGTCAGTGAGAATATATCTTGGTGAAAACCCTCTTTTTTTGGCGACATCGAGCATATTTTTGAAGTGATCATTCTTGGTGAGACCATCGTCTTCCCTGCGATAGACACGATAGTCAACCGGCACGTATTCCTCGCCACTCGTCCAAAGAAAGTTTACCAAACATATGCCATCTATGAGTCCGTGTTCATTGCCGGAATACTGTTTTTTGACAAGCTCGTTCTTTCGGGAGTGCCGCTTGTCGAGAATGGAATCATCGCAGATTAGGTAGCCAGTTTCTTTTTTTACCAGGTATCGGGTATGTTGCCAGAGCTGAAGAGGGCTGTACGATTTTGAGAGTCTCCATCGATCAATGGCATCGTGGGCTATTGAAGTATGCGGCAATGATTTTGACATCTCAACGCTTGAACAACGATTCTGATTGGCAATGAGGAAACGAGTGTACAATCCGAAAGAACATTTTTGTTTTTGCATGAACGATGAGAAAAGGATTGCGACCAATGGGTCCGATATCATTTTCTCATGGATTCAGGCAAACGCGTAAGTCCTAATTGTATAAAGTACAGGCTTATATTTCTTATTCATTACGGAGTGGTTCGTATCTTGACTAGCGCTCATCTCAAAAATTTTTCATGACTCGAATCTCGAATTTTGATTTTTTTGGGCTCAAAAATTATTTTTTGAGATGATCCCTAAAGATGGTATATTCTTAGTAGATCCCAGTTTTTGCTGCGCGCATATTTTTAATGTGTACCGCTCGGATTGAGTTGGTTTTATTGTGTAGGAAGGTATGTTGTTACTGAGTCAAAGATCTTTTGGAAAACACCTTTCTGTTCGGAGAGGGTTTCTCTTTGTTGCACTCCTCACTTTTTTTCTTGGTGTTACGGCGGTATTCGCTGTGAAGAAAAGCACTGCTTTTTCTACGGATTCACCCGTTTCGTTCGAGGTGGCAGACGCGGGTCTGCGCCTGTATTTTGAGAAATATCAAAACGCATCGTCAAATGCTTCCATCGGTACTCTCGGACTTTGTTCGGACGGTATTTTGAGCGGGGA
Proteins encoded in this region:
- a CDS encoding transposase, with protein sequence MQKQKCSFGLYTRFLIANQNRCSSVEMSKSLPHTSIAHDAIDRWRLSKSYSPLQLWQHTRYLVKKETGYLICDDSILDKRHSRKNELVKKQYSGNEHGLIDGICLVNFLWTSGEEYVPVDYRVYRREDDGLTKNDHFKNMLDVAKKRGFSPRYILTDSWYSGLDNLKHVRDKEWHFITMLKSNRQVSPSYGTTLAIQDLELADKQVRQVWLRGFGSILVCALIDKNGDRTFLATDDLTLTEYADFTNHFNHRWKIEEFHRGVKQTTGIEQCESIKAVSQRTHIFSAFVAFVKLERQRLKSGISWYEQKAMISRMATRYCLANA